A DNA window from Haliovirga abyssi contains the following coding sequences:
- a CDS encoding fibronectin type III domain-containing protein — protein sequence MKNIKMKLLLLLAILLSTLSFGEVAATHIYHNHMPNFWPFYDVETYNSTNVGDPVRYMYDGQVINAKINPPANWFFLPDGSATPHDDLVAYYTHHAKTGAYLSWPMDTANGNHDRYPKSQTQVTMSGAVITNVESFAELNNVSGYENDNWGQYWRDVHYGTRTTNGFPALDLIHFTGHHSMGPLVGKDFFLKDLIYQNVVLSRPYFLGDGFKSSKGYFPTELGFSERLIPTLAKLGVSWSVLGNVHYSRALKDYPYLNDPGKDCLVSPPNRADMRNTDTYGGSWVDRHMFNEQQTTYNKFPFASIPHYVRYIDPETGAESKIAGIPVEQAGSWEEGYQGSVSGGFLKQFEGNTNGREQYFVVAHDGDNSSGRAGDGGTWANSGNVTYAESGIEGIGVDEYLLAHPIPQDDIVHVQDGSWIDTRDSSSDPTWYHWHIPMGIWKGQFADFNRINGTNYSPKKNLDGVEEGHTVSFEYGYHYLERNFALLQAAENYAKTAEQIWLDSHPNYWHPTSQLDYEIVGANNTANQLNPYMYSFPVKGDSNNDYAGGANPAELGWYFLTASIDSGFGYYDENVDDGVKPTVSFDQSLYFSKPYVEANLANDKTGPSVWWPQRYPYNPGSANKSKAEGWTLQYFDNNFGIYTYAFDASGIQNIKVKIRTHSEKWADPKDRTYQVYDPQKLSNQGVPEINPANVGNWVEYPMTKRSLQDSINGVDWQPSGKEMMNIVSAQEIGDMYYSYIGDYRDQLIDYYIEATDSKGNITKSNIQQVYVGAGKYKNVDDKIIEDVNGTIEGTYPFVTNVSPERKIDLYVENIESNSVNVEYVKEDGSWSSMKLMDSVSADPKYKHTVITFRSENSSTKIRYTDNNGSSWKPSASGVDVSTGTYTIYSDNSIQAGAPSGISFTTTIYYKGALGTNIHWAPTDEAGTPIESEWTIAPGDPMETSDIYGYVSKTLNLGMHNKAMVCFNQSGSNWDSDHLFNSGTWTYEAGVITSGKPSEVINYPAIPSGVAGTALSISELKINWDSAQYATSYKLYMSSSTNGVFNEITDTTNLEYTVTGLNENTTYYFKAKSFNSNGESDYSNVISATTQKLNYPEIPSGVAGTALSTSELKISWDNAQYATSYKLYMSSSTNGVFNEITDTTNLEYTVTGLNENTTYYFKAKAFNSNGESDYSNVISATTQKQAVDGWFIRGSFNSWGTDALTFNSSNGKWEITITTGNGDSNGGPRFKIDHFGDWSENYPNDDYSLDTNSSYKIEFDASSKAITATLQGNPADNWYIRGSFNGWGTDALSFNSSTGKWEITVTTGNGDSNGGPRFKIDHFGDWSENYPNADYGLNSNSSYIIEFDASSKAITATLQ from the coding sequence ATGAAAAACATCAAAATGAAACTTCTACTTCTGTTGGCAATACTACTTTCTACACTATCTTTTGGGGAGGTTGCTGCTACTCATATCTACCATAATCATATGCCCAATTTTTGGCCATTTTATGATGTAGAAACTTATAACAGTACTAATGTTGGGGACCCTGTGAGATATATGTATGACGGGCAGGTAATAAATGCTAAAATTAATCCACCTGCAAATTGGTTCTTTTTACCAGATGGAAGTGCTACGCCTCATGATGATCTTGTTGCTTATTATACCCATCATGCAAAAACAGGTGCATATCTATCTTGGCCAATGGATACTGCTAATGGTAATCATGACAGATATCCAAAAAGTCAAACTCAAGTAACAATGTCTGGTGCTGTAATTACCAATGTAGAAAGTTTTGCAGAATTAAACAATGTCTCAGGATATGAAAATGATAACTGGGGACAATATTGGAGAGATGTCCATTACGGAACAAGAACAACAAATGGATTTCCTGCTCTTGATTTAATTCATTTTACAGGTCATCATTCTATGGGACCATTAGTTGGAAAAGATTTTTTTTTAAAAGATTTAATATATCAAAATGTAGTTTTATCAAGACCATATTTTTTAGGAGATGGATTTAAATCTTCCAAAGGATATTTTCCTACAGAATTAGGTTTTTCAGAAAGATTAATACCTACTCTTGCAAAATTAGGTGTAAGCTGGTCTGTGTTAGGAAACGTTCATTATTCACGTGCTTTAAAAGATTATCCTTATTTAAACGATCCTGGAAAAGATTGTTTAGTATCTCCGCCAAATAGAGCAGATATGAGAAATACTGATACATATGGTGGTTCATGGGTTGATAGACATATGTTTAATGAGCAGCAAACAACATATAATAAATTCCCTTTTGCTTCTATTCCGCATTATGTAAGATATATTGATCCCGAAACAGGAGCTGAATCAAAAATAGCTGGAATACCTGTTGAACAAGCTGGTTCATGGGAAGAAGGATATCAAGGAAGTGTTTCTGGAGGTTTTTTAAAACAATTTGAAGGTAATACAAATGGAAGAGAACAATATTTCGTTGTTGCTCACGATGGAGATAATTCTTCTGGAAGAGCTGGAGATGGTGGAACTTGGGCAAATTCTGGAAATGTAACTTATGCTGAAAGTGGTATTGAAGGTATCGGAGTAGACGAGTATCTATTAGCTCATCCAATTCCACAAGATGATATAGTTCACGTGCAAGATGGTTCTTGGATAGATACAAGAGATTCTTCGTCTGATCCAACTTGGTATCATTGGCATATACCTATGGGAATTTGGAAAGGTCAATTTGCAGATTTCAACAGAATAAATGGTACAAATTATTCTCCTAAAAAAAACCTAGATGGAGTTGAAGAAGGGCATACAGTTTCATTTGAATATGGTTACCATTATTTAGAAAGAAACTTTGCTTTATTACAAGCTGCTGAAAACTATGCTAAAACAGCTGAACAAATATGGTTAGACAGCCATCCAAACTACTGGCATCCTACATCTCAATTAGATTATGAAATAGTTGGAGCTAACAACACTGCAAATCAGCTTAATCCATATATGTATTCATTCCCTGTAAAAGGAGATTCTAATAACGATTACGCCGGCGGAGCTAATCCAGCTGAATTAGGTTGGTATTTCTTAACAGCATCTATTGATTCTGGTTTTGGATATTATGATGAGAATGTAGATGATGGTGTAAAACCTACTGTTTCGTTTGATCAATCTCTTTATTTTTCGAAACCATATGTAGAAGCTAACTTAGCAAATGATAAAACAGGTCCTTCTGTATGGTGGCCACAAAGATATCCATACAATCCTGGAAGTGCTAATAAAAGTAAAGCTGAAGGATGGACATTACAATATTTTGATAACAATTTTGGAATATACACATATGCGTTTGATGCAAGTGGAATACAAAATATAAAAGTGAAGATTAGAACCCATTCAGAAAAATGGGCAGACCCTAAAGACAGAACTTACCAAGTATATGACCCACAAAAATTATCTAATCAAGGTGTGCCAGAAATAAATCCTGCTAACGTTGGAAATTGGGTAGAATATCCTATGACTAAAAGAAGTTTACAAGATTCTATAAATGGAGTAGATTGGCAACCTTCAGGAAAAGAGATGATGAATATAGTCTCTGCTCAAGAGATAGGAGATATGTATTATTCATATATCGGAGATTATAGAGATCAGCTTATAGATTATTATATAGAAGCTACAGATTCAAAAGGAAACATTACAAAAAGTAATATTCAACAAGTATATGTTGGTGCTGGAAAATATAAAAATGTAGATGATAAAATTATAGAAGATGTAAATGGAACTATAGAAGGAACATATCCATTTGTTACTAATGTATCTCCTGAAAGAAAAATTGATTTATATGTAGAAAACATTGAATCAAACAGTGTAAATGTTGAATATGTAAAAGAAGATGGTAGCTGGAGCAGTATGAAACTTATGGATTCTGTCTCTGCTGATCCAAAATACAAACATACAGTTATAACTTTTAGGTCAGAAAATAGTTCTACTAAAATAAGATATACAGATAATAACGGTTCTTCTTGGAAGCCTTCTGCTAGCGGCGTTGATGTTTCAACTGGAACATACACAATCTATTCAGATAATTCTATACAAGCTGGAGCTCCTAGTGGAATATCTTTCACTACTACCATTTATTATAAAGGTGCTCTTGGAACTAATATACATTGGGCTCCAACAGATGAGGCTGGTACACCTATAGAGAGCGAATGGACTATCGCTCCAGGCGACCCTATGGAAACAAGCGATATCTATGGTTATGTTTCAAAAACTTTAAATTTAGGTATGCACAATAAAGCAATGGTATGTTTTAACCAATCTGGAAGCAATTGGGATTCTGACCATTTATTTAATTCAGGAACTTGGACTTATGAAGCTGGTGTTATCACATCAGGAAAACCTTCAGAAGTCATAAATTATCCTGCAATACCTTCTGGAGTAGCAGGAACGGCTCTTTCTATTTCAGAATTAAAAATCAATTGGGATAGTGCTCAATATGCTACTTCATATAAATTATATATGTCTAGTTCTACAAATGGTGTTTTTAATGAAATTACTGATACTACTAATTTAGAGTATACTGTGACTGGATTAAATGAAAATACAACATATTATTTTAAAGCAAAATCATTTAATAGCAATGGAGAGTCTGATTACTCTAATGTTATTTCTGCTACTACACAAAAGTTGAACTATCCAGAAATACCTTCTGGAGTAGCAGGAACGGCTCTTTCTACTTCTGAATTAAAAATCAGTTGGGATAATGCTCAATATGCTACTTCATATAAATTATATATGTCTAGCTCTACAAATGGTGTTTTTAATGAAATTACTGATACTACTAATTTAGAGTATACTGTGACTGGATTAAATGAAAATACAACATATTATTTTAAAGCAAAAGCATTTAATAGCAATGGAGAGTCTGATTATTCTAATGTTATTTCTGCTACTACACAAAAACAAGCTGTAGATGGTTGGTTCATTAGAGGTAGTTTTAATAGTTGGGGGACTGATGCTTTAACTTTTAATAGTTCTAATGGTAAATGGGAAATAACTATTACTACTGGGAATGGCGATAGTAATGGTGGTCCTAGATTCAAGATCGATCATTTTGGCGATTGGAGCGAAAATTATCCGAATGATGATTATAGTTTAGATACTAACTCTAGTTATAAAATTGAATTTGATGCTAGTAGCAAGGCTATAACAGCTACTTTGCAAGGTAATCCAGCAGACAATTGGTATATTAGAGGTAGTTTTAATGGTTGGGGAACTGACGCTTTGAGTTTTAATAGTTCTACTGGTAAATGGGAAATAACTGTTACCACTGGAAATGGCGATAGTAACGGTGGGCCTAGATTTAAGATTGATCATTTTGGTGATTGGAGTGAAAATTATCCTAATGCTGATTATGGATTGAATTCTAATAGTAGTTATATTATTGAGTTTGATGCTAGCAGTAAGGCTATAACAGCTACTTTGCAATAG